One Streptomyces sp. V4I8 genomic window carries:
- a CDS encoding cytochrome P450 encodes MQNSQAEILEKIPADFVQDSYALYARLREEGPPRKVLMPHGVKVWMVTRYDDVRTLLADSRVSKDGRRINEMFARHAETPTEAPAAVDNDLAAHMLNSDPPNHARLRRLVGKAFTERRAKALRPRIEEITDELLDRLAENPQADLIEQFAAPLTITVLAELLGVPPEDRAVFRSWTNTLVGANHTEEEVASASAAVTEFTEALIDAKNANPGEDMFSALVQATEDGDRLTKSELVAMVFLLVVAGHDTTLSMIGNAVHALLRNPDQLALLKSDPSLLPNAVDEMLRYEGPVGLATFRFTTDDIPLNGVTIPGGEIVVVALGSANRDAEKFENPDELDITRRISGNLAFGHGIHYCAGAPLGRLQVEIGVGRLLRRFPDLSFAADPDTFRWKASTIMHGLVELPVRTVA; translated from the coding sequence ATGCAGAATTCCCAGGCGGAGATCCTGGAAAAGATACCCGCCGATTTCGTACAGGACTCCTACGCGCTCTACGCCCGGTTGCGGGAGGAGGGGCCGCCGCGCAAGGTCTTGATGCCGCACGGCGTCAAGGTCTGGATGGTGACGCGCTACGACGATGTGCGGACGCTCCTGGCCGACAGCCGAGTGAGCAAGGACGGCCGGCGCATCAACGAGATGTTCGCCCGGCATGCCGAGACGCCCACCGAAGCACCGGCCGCGGTCGACAACGACCTGGCGGCGCACATGCTCAACAGCGATCCCCCCAACCACGCCCGGCTGCGCCGGCTGGTCGGCAAGGCGTTCACCGAGCGCCGGGCCAAGGCGCTGCGCCCCAGGATCGAGGAGATCACCGACGAACTGCTGGACCGGTTGGCCGAGAACCCGCAAGCCGATCTCATCGAGCAGTTCGCCGCCCCTCTCACGATCACCGTGCTCGCGGAGTTGCTCGGCGTGCCCCCCGAGGACCGTGCGGTGTTCCGTTCCTGGACCAACACCCTGGTCGGTGCCAACCACACCGAGGAGGAGGTGGCCTCGGCTTCGGCCGCCGTCACCGAGTTCACCGAGGCGCTCATCGACGCCAAGAACGCCAACCCGGGCGAGGACATGTTCAGCGCCCTCGTCCAGGCCACCGAGGACGGCGACCGGCTCACCAAGTCCGAACTGGTGGCGATGGTCTTCCTCCTCGTGGTCGCGGGCCACGACACCACGCTCAGCATGATCGGCAACGCGGTCCACGCACTGCTGCGCAACCCCGACCAGCTGGCTCTGCTCAAGTCCGACCCGTCGCTGCTGCCGAACGCGGTGGACGAAATGCTGCGCTACGAGGGGCCGGTGGGGCTGGCGACCTTCCGGTTCACCACGGACGACATCCCGCTGAACGGCGTGACGATTCCTGGCGGTGAGATCGTGGTGGTCGCGCTGGGCTCGGCCAACCGGGACGCCGAGAAGTTCGAGAACCCCGACGAGCTGGACATCACCCGCAGGATCAGCGGAAACCTGGCCTTCGGTCACGGCATCCACTACTGCGCGGGTGCGCCCCTGGGCCGGCTCCAGGTGGAGATCGGCGTGGGCCGGCTGCTGCGGCGCTTCCCGGACCTGAGCTTCGCCGCCGACCCGGACACGTTCCGCTGGAAGGCCAGCACCATCATGCACGGCCTGGTCGAGCTACCGGTCCGCACGGTCGCCTGA
- a CDS encoding HD domain-containing protein: MIELPSLPSHPGATRAQHVLNRLVRPAIVNHSIRTYLWAVLAGERRGMAPGTDYDDDLLFYACSLHDLGTSDAHDGPLRFEVEGADAAAELLTAEGLDAARVDLVWEAIALHTSPHIAERRGPLTLLTRLGVLTDFGQETIDDPAVREEVERLHPRMGIEQELTDAVVAQAVRRPEKAPLHSWPGGLLRAHLDAASHPAAQPERTEA; this comes from the coding sequence GTGATCGAATTACCTTCCCTGCCCAGTCATCCAGGTGCGACGAGGGCGCAGCACGTCCTGAACCGTCTCGTGCGCCCGGCGATCGTGAACCACAGCATCCGCACCTATCTGTGGGCCGTTCTCGCAGGCGAACGACGCGGCATGGCCCCCGGCACCGACTACGACGACGATCTGCTGTTCTACGCCTGCTCGTTGCACGACCTCGGCACCTCGGACGCCCACGACGGCCCTCTCCGGTTCGAGGTGGAGGGCGCCGACGCGGCCGCCGAACTACTGACCGCCGAGGGCCTGGATGCCGCCCGGGTCGACCTGGTGTGGGAGGCCATCGCCCTGCACACCTCACCCCATATCGCCGAAAGACGCGGCCCCCTCACCCTGCTCACCCGGCTGGGCGTGCTGACCGACTTCGGCCAGGAGACGATCGACGATCCCGCCGTACGGGAGGAGGTGGAACGGCTCCACCCCCGGATGGGCATCGAACAGGAGTTGACGGACGCGGTCGTCGCGCAGGCCGTGCGCCGGCCCGAGAAGGCTCCTCTCCATTCCTGGCCCGGCGGTCTTCTCCGCGCCCACCTCGACGCCGCCTCTCACCCCGCCGCACAGCCCGAAAGGACAGAAGCGTGA
- a CDS encoding GlxA family transcriptional regulator produces MQRHVVAVAVTDGAPTFELAVPCEVFGIDRSDLVDPWYEMRLCAAQSGPLRTAAGLVVPASHSLDQLPEADTVVVAACSRDVQIDPPVALLKAVRKAHELGRRIVSICSGAYVLAAAGLLDGRRATAHWMNAMDFSHRFPDVEFDPTSLYIEDGTILTSAGTGSAIDLCLHLVRQDFGSAVANEVARRMVVPPHREGGQAQYARPPVRVRRTNDTLAPVLEWARRRLHEQLTVPQLAREAGLSERTFARRFREALGTTPLQWVLQERVRLAQELLETTGDPVESVAQRTGFGSATNLRYHFGRLTGISPQTYRHVFRHRAAQQRRGTSPSTKRVG; encoded by the coding sequence ATGCAGCGACATGTTGTGGCCGTCGCCGTGACCGACGGTGCTCCGACGTTCGAACTGGCCGTTCCCTGCGAGGTGTTCGGCATCGACCGCAGTGACCTGGTCGATCCCTGGTACGAAATGCGGTTGTGCGCCGCGCAGTCCGGTCCGCTGCGCACCGCGGCCGGGCTCGTCGTGCCCGCCTCGCACAGCCTGGACCAGCTGCCCGAGGCGGATACCGTGGTGGTGGCGGCATGTTCCCGGGACGTGCAGATCGATCCTCCCGTCGCCCTGCTGAAGGCCGTACGCAAGGCCCATGAGCTGGGCCGGCGCATCGTCTCCATCTGCTCCGGCGCCTATGTGCTGGCGGCCGCGGGGCTGCTCGACGGACGGCGGGCCACGGCACACTGGATGAACGCGATGGACTTCAGCCACCGTTTCCCCGATGTCGAGTTCGACCCGACGTCCCTCTACATCGAGGACGGCACCATCCTCACCTCGGCCGGCACGGGATCCGCCATCGACCTCTGCCTCCACCTGGTTCGCCAGGACTTCGGCTCCGCGGTCGCCAACGAGGTCGCCCGGCGCATGGTCGTACCACCACACCGCGAGGGCGGACAGGCCCAGTACGCACGACCGCCCGTCCGGGTGCGCAGGACGAACGACACCCTCGCGCCCGTCCTGGAATGGGCCCGCCGCCGTCTGCACGAGCAGCTGACGGTGCCGCAGCTCGCCCGGGAGGCGGGGCTGAGCGAGCGTACCTTCGCCCGTCGGTTCCGTGAGGCTCTCGGCACAACGCCCCTGCAGTGGGTCCTGCAGGAACGGGTCCGGCTCGCCCAGGAGTTGCTGGAGACGACCGGAGACCCGGTGGAGAGCGTCGCGCAACGCACCGGGTTCGGCAGCGCCACCAACCTCCGGTACCACTTCGGCCGGCTCACCGGTATCTCCCCGCAGACGTACCGCCACGTCTTCCGCCATCGCGCGGCCCAGCAGCGGCGTGGGACGTCGCCGTCCACAAAGCGCGTCGGATGA
- a CDS encoding APC family permease, with the protein MSSETSETKSRSAGRLTVFQGTAMYVGAVLGTGVIALPALAAEAAGPASLLAWLALVLLSAPLAATFAALGARHPDAGGVSTYARLAFGDRTAAVVGWCFYLAVPPGASAAALFGGAYVSAALGGGRTTTTVTAVVLMVVVTASNAVGVQVTGRFQFALAGLLVALLLVAVALSLPHASTENLRPFAPHGWAAIAPAAALLVWSFAGWEAITHLAGEFRSPGRDLPRATTAAVVIVGVLYLAVAFAVIAVLGPGAAHAEAPLGELMARGLGGNARMLAAVAALLLTLGAMNAYFAGAAKLGAALGRDGALPAWLTRGSTVGEVPRRSLGIVSSLALLTLAIVTVTGLGARPLVLLTTGSFVAVYAVGVAAAMRLLPKRGKARTAAIVALAAVVIMLLMSGRYLLWPLAVTGAALLYLSLGGRRADRGTSVGATTDGVQAVVAAPLIDSSSDPLERNS; encoded by the coding sequence ATGAGCTCCGAGACGAGCGAAACGAAGAGCCGGTCAGCGGGGCGGCTCACCGTATTCCAGGGCACGGCGATGTACGTGGGCGCGGTCCTGGGTACCGGGGTGATCGCCCTGCCCGCACTCGCCGCCGAGGCCGCCGGCCCCGCCTCCCTGCTCGCGTGGCTCGCGCTCGTGCTGCTGTCGGCTCCGCTGGCAGCGACCTTCGCGGCGCTGGGCGCACGGCATCCGGACGCGGGCGGGGTGTCGACCTACGCGCGCCTGGCGTTCGGTGACCGTACGGCAGCGGTGGTCGGCTGGTGTTTCTATCTCGCGGTGCCCCCGGGGGCGAGCGCGGCCGCTCTCTTCGGCGGCGCCTACGTGTCGGCGGCGCTCGGCGGCGGACGGACCACCACCACGGTGACGGCGGTCGTGCTGATGGTCGTCGTCACCGCTTCCAACGCGGTGGGCGTACAGGTGACCGGGCGGTTCCAGTTCGCCCTGGCCGGGCTGCTCGTCGCCCTGCTGCTGGTGGCGGTGGCCCTGTCGCTGCCGCACGCGAGCACCGAGAACCTGAGGCCCTTCGCACCGCACGGCTGGGCGGCGATCGCTCCGGCAGCGGCCCTGCTGGTGTGGAGCTTCGCCGGGTGGGAGGCGATCACCCACCTGGCGGGTGAGTTCCGCTCCCCGGGCCGTGACCTGCCCCGAGCGACAACGGCCGCAGTCGTCATCGTCGGCGTGCTGTATCTGGCCGTGGCCTTCGCCGTCATCGCGGTGCTGGGGCCGGGCGCCGCACACGCCGAGGCGCCGCTCGGAGAGCTCATGGCCCGGGGCCTGGGCGGCAACGCCCGGATGCTGGCCGCGGTGGCGGCGCTGCTCCTCACCCTCGGAGCGATGAACGCCTACTTCGCGGGCGCCGCCAAGCTCGGTGCCGCACTCGGCCGCGACGGGGCGCTGCCGGCCTGGCTCACCCGCGGCAGCACGGTCGGCGAGGTGCCACGCCGCAGCCTCGGCATAGTCTCCTCGCTCGCCCTGCTGACGCTGGCCATCGTGACCGTGACCGGCCTGGGCGCCCGCCCCTTGGTGCTGCTGACCACAGGGTCGTTCGTAGCGGTGTATGCCGTCGGCGTGGCCGCCGCGATGCGGCTGCTGCCGAAGCGAGGCAAGGCTCGGACGGCGGCGATCGTCGCGCTCGCCGCGGTGGTGATCATGCTGCTCATGTCGGGCCGGTACCTCCTCTGGCCGCTCGCGGTCACCGGCGCCGCACTGCTCTACCTCAGCCTCGGAGGCCGGCGCGCTGACCGAGGGACATCCGTCGGGGCGACAACGGACGGCGTGCAGGCCGTGGTTGCCGCCCCACTCATTGACTCGTCTTCGGACCCCCTAGAGAGAAACTCGTGA
- a CDS encoding DinB family protein produces MMELDDQKRPEPPLSGDETATLLGFLDYQRATLEWKCSGLDAAGFRATVGASTMTLGGLLKHLAFAEDWWFSRGLHGHDPAPPWNAVDWDHDSDWDWNSAADDTAEQLLSLWRDAVARSRSLTAEALAKGGLAHLARRPQSGGEAPSLRWIVCHVIEEYARRNGHADLLRESVDGLTGV; encoded by the coding sequence ATGATGGAATTAGACGATCAGAAGCGCCCGGAACCCCCGCTTTCGGGCGACGAGACCGCCACGTTGCTGGGTTTTCTGGATTACCAGCGCGCGACACTGGAATGGAAATGCTCGGGGCTGGACGCAGCCGGTTTTCGGGCGACCGTCGGTGCCTCCACCATGACGCTGGGCGGGCTGTTGAAGCACCTGGCCTTCGCCGAGGACTGGTGGTTCTCCCGGGGACTTCACGGCCACGATCCGGCGCCCCCGTGGAACGCGGTCGACTGGGACCACGACAGCGACTGGGACTGGAACTCGGCCGCCGACGACACTGCGGAGCAACTCCTGTCCCTCTGGCGGGATGCCGTGGCTCGCTCCCGTTCCCTGACCGCGGAGGCGTTGGCGAAGGGCGGCCTCGCCCACCTGGCCCGACGCCCGCAGTCCGGCGGTGAAGCCCCCAGCCTTCGATGGATCGTGTGCCACGTCATCGAGGAGTACGCACGTCGCAACGGACATGCCGACCTTCTCCGAGAGTCGGTCGACGGGCTCACCGGCGTGTGA
- a CDS encoding alpha/beta fold hydrolase, with the protein MMIPAGETFDRTWPYPPHFTEAAGFRQHYVDEGPRDGGGAVVFLHGEPTWGYLWRHLIGPLAQERRVIVPDHMGFGKSATPADRTYLAGEHIDNLEALLVDVLDLHDITLVMHDWGGPIGTGFALRHPGRIARVFATNTVLPLGLPGYDKLMAENFADSHWFRWASAAHANGTLEQTLGGAGSSVTHLMLALQTITRPQHITPTWVRAYAAHFTDRAACQGVLRFPQQLVAPDPDVAPSPPNPDAVEALRAKPAVLVEGMRDTALLPRYVIPAFQLAYPDAPVIELPDVGHFPSEDAPETLLALLQLFLQTT; encoded by the coding sequence ATGATGATTCCAGCTGGTGAGACCTTCGACAGGACCTGGCCCTACCCACCGCATTTCACGGAGGCCGCAGGATTTCGCCAGCATTACGTCGATGAAGGTCCGCGCGACGGCGGCGGCGCCGTCGTGTTCCTGCACGGCGAGCCGACATGGGGCTACCTGTGGCGGCACCTGATCGGACCGCTCGCCCAGGAACGGCGGGTCATCGTCCCCGACCACATGGGGTTCGGAAAGAGCGCCACCCCCGCAGATCGCACCTACCTGGCCGGGGAGCACATCGACAATCTCGAAGCGCTGCTGGTCGACGTGCTCGATCTGCACGACATCACGCTCGTCATGCACGACTGGGGCGGACCCATCGGCACCGGATTCGCATTACGCCACCCCGGCCGCATCGCCCGCGTCTTCGCCACCAACACGGTCCTGCCGCTCGGCCTGCCCGGCTACGACAAGCTGATGGCGGAGAACTTCGCCGACAGCCACTGGTTCCGCTGGGCGAGTGCGGCCCACGCCAACGGCACGCTGGAGCAGACCCTGGGCGGAGCAGGCAGCAGCGTCACACACCTGATGCTGGCGCTGCAGACCATCACGCGCCCACAGCACATCACCCCCACCTGGGTCCGTGCGTACGCCGCGCACTTCACCGACCGGGCCGCCTGCCAAGGCGTGCTCCGCTTCCCGCAGCAGCTGGTGGCACCGGACCCGGACGTCGCACCCTCACCGCCGAACCCGGACGCTGTCGAGGCGTTGCGGGCCAAGCCCGCCGTTCTCGTGGAGGGCATGCGCGACACCGCCCTCCTGCCGCGCTACGTCATCCCCGCGTTCCAACTGGCCTATCCCGATGCGCCGGTGATCGAGCTGCCGGATGTCGGGCACTTCCCCTCCGAAGACGCCCCCGAGACCCTGCTGGCCCTTCTCCAACTCTTCCTGCAGACCACCTGA
- a CDS encoding MFS transporter, with amino-acid sequence MSGTSPPKTPPRPCWPFSNSSCRPPDKLQCRPPACASPARPGPRPTRLGPRTHAVGRAPPPRRVIGCPDGALSAPLEVHPPHVPQGLATHARGWHLRHRHRWLCHRRSAARDGARSRRDRECGRPVRHRVRPRYAIGAPVLGVAIGNLPRRPVLIGSLGLFVVSNVAAALVDSYGTMLAVRVLSAIAAAVFTPAAAAAVPALVPAEERGRALGTVGAGIAIATAAGVPLGTLIGGAFGWRTTFLFVAGLSVVATVGLVLMLPPLPPDPAIGLRARLSVARTRGVPAMLGLTMLWISGAFTVLTYMSPVLDAVGGIHGGALSIWLMIFGVAAVAGNALGGRAADRYPTTRLMVISTCGLTLALASFGVLGSLGVHGSLGAGLAAVALVVWGIFGWSFAPVQQHRIVELAPESAGIVLSLNASAIYIGISLGGFLGSLALDRSGVPAVGWTAAGLEMLAVTAATAIAVRTRRHPHHGTDTASKTRASHTDNSSLPL; translated from the coding sequence ATGTCGGGCACTTCCCCTCCGAAGACGCCCCCGAGACCCTGCTGGCCCTTCTCCAACTCTTCCTGCAGACCACCTGACAAGCTCCAGTGCCGTCCACCGGCGTGCGCATCCCCGGCCAGACCCGGGCCTCGACCCACCCGCCTGGGTCCGCGCACCCATGCCGTCGGCCGCGCCCCGCCACCGAGGCGGGTGATCGGATGCCCCGACGGTGCCCTGTCCGCTCCTCTGGAGGTACACCCCCCACATGTCCCACAGGGTCTGGCTACTCATGCTCGCGGTTGGCACCTTCGCCATCGGCACCGATGGCTATGTCATCGCCGGTCTGCTGCCCGAGATGGCGCACGATCTCGACGTGACCGAGAGTGCGGCAGGCCAGTTCGTCACCGTGTTCGCCCTCGCTACGCGATCGGCGCCCCCGTGCTGGGCGTGGCGATCGGTAATCTGCCGCGTCGGCCGGTCCTCATCGGCAGCCTCGGTCTGTTCGTCGTTTCCAACGTCGCCGCCGCCCTGGTCGACTCGTACGGGACGATGCTCGCCGTGCGGGTCCTGTCGGCCATCGCCGCCGCCGTGTTCACCCCGGCCGCGGCCGCCGCCGTACCGGCACTGGTCCCCGCCGAAGAACGCGGCCGGGCGCTGGGCACCGTGGGCGCCGGTATCGCCATCGCCACCGCGGCCGGCGTGCCGCTGGGCACCCTCATCGGCGGCGCCTTCGGCTGGCGGACCACCTTCCTGTTCGTGGCCGGCCTCAGCGTCGTGGCCACCGTAGGACTGGTGCTGATGCTGCCTCCACTGCCGCCGGATCCCGCCATCGGTCTGAGGGCACGGCTGTCGGTGGCACGGACCCGGGGGGTCCCCGCGATGCTGGGCCTCACCATGCTGTGGATCTCCGGCGCGTTCACCGTCCTCACCTACATGAGCCCGGTCCTGGACGCGGTGGGCGGCATCCATGGGGGAGCACTCAGCATCTGGCTGATGATCTTCGGTGTCGCGGCTGTGGCGGGCAACGCGCTGGGCGGACGGGCCGCCGACCGCTATCCCACGACCCGGCTCATGGTGATCAGCACCTGTGGACTCACCCTCGCTCTGGCCTCCTTCGGTGTGCTCGGCTCACTGGGCGTGCACGGCTCACTGGGCGCGGGGCTGGCCGCCGTGGCTCTGGTGGTCTGGGGCATCTTCGGCTGGTCCTTCGCTCCGGTGCAGCAGCATCGGATCGTGGAGCTGGCACCGGAGTCCGCGGGCATCGTCCTGTCCCTGAACGCAAGCGCCATCTACATCGGCATCTCCCTGGGCGGTTTCCTCGGCTCTCTCGCACTCGACCGGTCCGGGGTCCCCGCAGTCGGCTGGACCGCGGCCGGGCTGGAGATGCTGGCCGTCACCGCGGCAACGGCCATCGCCGTGCGCACGCGACGGCATCCACACCACGGCACAGACACGGCTTCCAAGACCCGGGCCAGTCACACGGACAACTCCTCGCTCCCTCTCTGA
- a CDS encoding aminotransferase class V-fold PLP-dependent enzyme: protein MNTSGTTGAAIPRPETSRGGLTRRGFATATLGATAAIGLPASAAQAAPAASQHGFDPTDWGSVRDQFALSRDYLQFSAFVLASHPRQVRDAIERHRDALDADPIAAGAGFIDQDRSLEVRASLAGFLGTDADDVALTDSTTMGLALLYGGLRMGSGQEMVTSEHDFYATHQALRLRHQRDGVPVRKIRLYDDPAMATTDEIVTRIVRSITPRTRVLALTWVNSDNGVKLPARAIADALRDINARRDLADHVLFCLDGVHGFAAENSTMTDLGCDFFATSTHKWLHGPRGTGLLWGKPEHWPFVAPVIPNFSREGYEGWVGDRDPVAAPAILETPGGYHSFEHRWAVPAAVRFHETIGRARIAERITSQATLLKDELERLPNVRVLTPRDPSVSAGVVCCTVEGWAAADAEHELRAAHKVIATETPYAHPHLRFGPTMVTAPEQIGRVVKAVRALR, encoded by the coding sequence GTGAACACGTCCGGCACGACCGGCGCAGCCATCCCGCGACCTGAGACATCACGAGGTGGCCTGACCCGTCGCGGCTTCGCCACAGCTACTCTCGGCGCCACCGCAGCCATCGGATTACCGGCCAGCGCGGCTCAGGCTGCTCCCGCCGCCTCGCAGCACGGGTTCGACCCCACGGACTGGGGTTCCGTACGCGACCAGTTCGCACTGTCGCGTGACTACCTGCAGTTCTCGGCGTTTGTCCTCGCCTCGCACCCCCGCCAGGTCCGTGACGCGATCGAACGCCACCGCGACGCGCTGGATGCGGACCCGATCGCTGCCGGAGCCGGCTTCATCGACCAGGACCGCAGCCTGGAAGTGCGCGCATCGCTGGCCGGCTTCCTCGGTACCGACGCGGACGACGTGGCATTGACCGACAGCACCACCATGGGGCTCGCACTCCTCTACGGCGGCCTGCGGATGGGTAGCGGCCAGGAGATGGTCACCAGCGAGCACGACTTCTATGCCACGCACCAGGCGCTGCGCCTGCGCCACCAGCGAGATGGTGTCCCGGTGCGCAAGATCAGGCTGTACGACGACCCGGCAATGGCGACGACGGACGAGATCGTCACCCGGATTGTCCGCTCGATCACCCCACGCACCCGTGTGCTCGCTCTGACCTGGGTGAACTCCGACAACGGCGTGAAGCTGCCGGCGCGTGCCATAGCCGACGCGTTGCGAGACATCAACGCCAGGCGGGATCTCGCCGACCACGTCCTGTTCTGCCTGGACGGTGTCCATGGATTCGCCGCCGAGAACAGCACGATGACGGACCTCGGCTGCGACTTCTTCGCCACCAGCACGCACAAGTGGCTGCACGGACCGCGCGGTACCGGCCTGCTGTGGGGCAAGCCCGAGCACTGGCCGTTCGTGGCTCCGGTGATTCCCAACTTCAGCCGTGAAGGCTATGAGGGCTGGGTGGGCGACCGCGACCCGGTGGCGGCGCCCGCGATCCTCGAAACCCCTGGCGGCTACCACTCCTTCGAACACCGTTGGGCCGTTCCCGCGGCCGTCCGCTTCCACGAGACCATCGGCCGCGCCCGAATCGCCGAGCGCATCACCTCCCAGGCCACCCTTCTCAAGGACGAACTGGAGCGGCTCCCGAACGTACGCGTCCTGACCCCCCGCGACCCGTCCGTGTCGGCCGGCGTCGTCTGCTGCACCGTGGAGGGCTGGGCCGCTGCCGACGCCGAACACGAACTCCGCGCCGCCCACAAAGTCATCGCCACAGAGACCCCCTACGCACATCCGCACCTGCGCTTCGGACCGACCATGGTGACCGCCCCCGAGCAGATCGGCAGGGTCGTCAAGGCCGTGAGGGCGCTGCGCTGA
- a CDS encoding polyprenyl synthetase family protein encodes MGSSMLTLGPLDLDEIRSSVDSVLDAFLVDKSTTAADGCFPPEAIEIFRDFLRSGGKRMRPLLCLVGWHATAESADTEKVLRIAASLEMFHAFTLIHDDVMDNSSTRRGKPTVHRAFAHRYAARPDAMEFGTNAAILLGDLALAWSQELFHSAGLTPVQLAAALPVLDLMRTEVMYGQYLDLLTAKSFTTDLDHAMEIIRYKTAKYTVERPLHLGATIAGAEQDTKESLSSYAIPVGEAFQLRDDLLGIFGDPDITGKSAMEDLREGKGTVLVALALDRADSHQQSVLNTLLGDPDLDERGAEKIRSILLVTGACNTVEQMIADRHQAALDALGKANFSTAVTAALEQLATVATKRIS; translated from the coding sequence ATGGGCAGTTCCATGCTGACATTAGGTCCCCTCGATCTTGACGAGATACGCAGCTCGGTCGACTCCGTCCTGGATGCTTTCCTGGTCGATAAATCAACGACTGCCGCAGACGGCTGTTTCCCTCCGGAAGCAATAGAGATCTTCCGTGACTTTCTAAGGTCCGGCGGAAAACGCATGCGACCACTTCTCTGCCTGGTCGGCTGGCATGCCACTGCCGAGAGTGCGGACACGGAGAAGGTCCTGAGAATTGCCGCCTCGCTTGAGATGTTTCACGCGTTCACCTTGATTCATGACGATGTCATGGACAACTCGTCCACGCGCCGGGGCAAACCGACGGTACACCGCGCCTTTGCTCACAGGTACGCTGCACGCCCTGACGCCATGGAATTCGGAACCAACGCTGCCATACTGCTCGGTGACCTTGCTCTTGCCTGGAGTCAGGAGCTTTTCCACTCGGCCGGCCTCACTCCGGTGCAGCTTGCTGCTGCTCTCCCTGTGCTGGATCTGATGCGTACGGAGGTCATGTACGGACAGTACCTGGATCTGCTGACGGCGAAGAGTTTCACTACTGACCTCGATCACGCGATGGAGATCATTCGATATAAGACGGCCAAGTACACGGTCGAGCGTCCGCTGCATCTGGGCGCCACGATAGCTGGAGCCGAGCAGGACACAAAGGAATCCTTGAGTTCCTATGCCATCCCGGTGGGCGAGGCCTTTCAGCTGCGGGACGATCTTCTGGGCATCTTCGGGGACCCTGATATCACTGGCAAGTCAGCGATGGAGGACCTGCGCGAGGGGAAGGGAACCGTGCTTGTCGCGTTGGCGCTGGATAGAGCCGACTCGCATCAACAGAGCGTGCTGAACACCCTGTTGGGAGATCCGGACTTGGATGAGCGAGGGGCTGAAAAAATCCGCTCCATTCTGCTCGTGACCGGAGCCTGCAACACGGTGGAGCAAATGATTGCCGACCGCCATCAAGCAGCCCTCGATGCTCTGGGAAAGGCGAATTTCTCGACTGCGGTCACAGCGGCACTCGAGCAACTCGCAACTGTGGCGACAAAGCGAATTTCTTGA
- a CDS encoding terpene synthase family protein: MAEVRPKMLGDEVEFYLPEIKRIIPVKCHPQYARAEELNTRYIRSELRGLYRDEAECQRNLTDLHALWACLVNPNAKDERIVKGAYWTSCWFTYDDIMSDAGWLGVMPAQAQEVIDDVLPALNGEDDGTGKKYRKAARDNILMMQPDMTPRQMKRYLRNLREYIDAFTDEVVMRARGEIPDWKTYLDMHVTSGCEANLTVLEYGQGFDLTEELETSKELREARRLVGESYVVVNDLFSFRKEYFQGDYGNAISVFMLNEGLQLQDAVEKLCGLIEEVERKFVEKREEILGSNIGTRPDVRAHLSELGYAIAGNLEWSYRTPRYNGAGHVWNGVRSGKVTITPERTIYHG; the protein is encoded by the coding sequence ATGGCAGAAGTCAGGCCGAAAATGCTGGGAGATGAGGTTGAGTTCTACCTCCCGGAGATCAAAAGAATCATCCCTGTGAAGTGTCACCCGCAGTACGCCAGGGCAGAAGAGCTCAACACCCGCTACATCCGATCCGAGCTGCGGGGCTTGTACCGGGATGAAGCCGAATGTCAGAGGAATCTCACCGATCTGCATGCCCTGTGGGCTTGTCTCGTCAACCCGAACGCAAAGGACGAGAGGATCGTCAAGGGCGCTTACTGGACGAGCTGCTGGTTCACATACGACGACATCATGTCGGATGCCGGCTGGCTCGGGGTGATGCCCGCACAGGCGCAGGAAGTGATCGATGATGTTCTCCCCGCCCTGAACGGCGAGGACGACGGCACCGGAAAGAAGTACCGAAAGGCGGCGCGCGACAACATACTCATGATGCAGCCGGATATGACGCCGCGGCAGATGAAGCGGTACTTGAGGAATTTACGCGAGTACATCGACGCGTTCACCGACGAGGTTGTCATGCGCGCGCGAGGTGAGATTCCAGACTGGAAAACCTACCTGGACATGCATGTCACATCCGGATGCGAGGCCAACCTCACCGTTCTTGAGTACGGCCAGGGTTTCGACCTGACCGAGGAATTGGAGACGAGTAAGGAATTGAGGGAGGCCCGTCGGCTCGTGGGCGAAAGCTATGTCGTCGTGAATGACCTCTTCTCCTTCAGGAAGGAATACTTTCAGGGCGACTACGGGAACGCCATTTCCGTCTTCATGCTCAACGAGGGACTGCAACTCCAGGACGCCGTAGAAAAGCTCTGCGGGCTCATCGAGGAGGTGGAGCGGAAATTCGTCGAGAAACGTGAGGAGATACTCGGGAGCAACATCGGGACGCGTCCTGATGTGCGCGCCCATCTGTCCGAGCTTGGCTATGCGATCGCTGGCAATCTGGAGTGGTCCTATCGAACCCCCAGGTACAACGGTGCCGGACATGTATGGAACGGTGTGCGGTCAGGAAAGGTCACCATAACGCCTGAGAGGACCATCTACCATGGCTGA